The proteins below are encoded in one region of Pseudomonas putida S13.1.2:
- a CDS encoding DMT family transporter, producing MSPIALARLLTLAAVWGASFLFMRIIAPELGTVPTAFFRVSIACLGLIGIVAVARVRWDFQGKLGACLVLGMINSGIPATFYSVAAQVLPAGYSAIFNATTPLMGVLIGMLFFREPMTLAKLCGIFLGLFGVGILSGAGPVALDMALLQGALACLAATTCYGFAGFLARRWVSGLDSRLSALGSMLGATLLLSPLFAWSALSQPPASWGGWQVWLSLLGLGLLCTAFAYILYFRLLEEIGPVKASTVTFLIPVFGVLWGAWLLDESLSMGHLYGGLLIAAALWLVLKPARRSA from the coding sequence GTGAGCCCCATCGCCCTAGCCCGCCTGCTGACACTTGCTGCCGTCTGGGGGGCGAGCTTTCTGTTCATGCGCATCATCGCCCCCGAGCTGGGCACGGTGCCGACCGCGTTTTTCCGTGTATCCATTGCCTGCCTGGGGTTGATCGGCATCGTTGCGGTCGCCCGCGTGCGGTGGGACTTCCAGGGCAAGCTGGGTGCCTGCCTGGTGCTGGGCATGATCAACTCCGGAATCCCGGCCACCTTCTATTCCGTTGCCGCTCAGGTATTGCCGGCCGGCTACTCGGCGATCTTCAACGCCACCACGCCACTGATGGGCGTGCTGATCGGCATGCTGTTCTTCCGCGAGCCCATGACCCTGGCCAAGTTGTGCGGCATCTTCCTTGGCCTGTTTGGCGTCGGCATCCTCAGCGGCGCCGGCCCGGTCGCACTGGACATGGCCCTGCTGCAAGGTGCCCTCGCCTGCCTGGCGGCCACCACCTGCTACGGCTTTGCCGGCTTCCTTGCCCGCCGCTGGGTCAGCGGCCTGGACAGCCGCCTGTCAGCACTGGGCAGCATGCTCGGCGCCACCTTGCTGCTAAGCCCGCTGTTCGCCTGGAGCGCGCTGAGCCAGCCGCCCGCCAGCTGGGGCGGCTGGCAGGTGTGGCTGTCGCTGCTGGGCCTGGGGCTGTTGTGCACGGCGTTCGCCTACATCCTTTATTTCCGCCTGCTGGAAGAAATCGGACCGGTAAAGGCCAGCACCGTGACCTTCCTGATCCCGGTGTTCGGTGTACTGTGGGGCGCCTGGCTGCTGGATGAGTCACTGTCGATGGGCCACCTGTATGGCGGCCTGCTGATCGCGGCTGCCCTGTGGCTGGTTCTCAAGCCCGCACGGCGCAGCGCCTGA
- the aceK gene encoding bifunctional isocitrate dehydrogenase kinase/phosphatase, with the protein MTQHWPAGEIARMILDGFDDYREHFRRITLGARERFEQARWQDSQRAAAARINLYEQKVGEVNGWLRDAFDDEVLLEVEQWPLVKSAYIRLIDPRLDDELSETWYNSLFCSLFSHDQISDGCMFIHTTRPSIRSHQRATQTCTYRPDGNLQGLLRAMLSDYAFAYGDLESDVSRLEEQLRECLPDWVCKDPTLAVELFSPVLYRNKGAYLVGRLYNSDEQWPLVIPLLHREGHGIEADGLITDEAEVSIIFSFTRSYFMVDVPVPAEFVNFLKRILPGKHIAELYTSIGFYKHGKSEFYRALINHLAGSEDRFVMAPGVRGMVMSVFTLPGFNTVFKIIKDRFSPSKTVDRATVIDKYRLVKSVDRVGRLADTQEFADFRFPQGKFAPECLAELLEVAPSTVILEGDTVLIRHCWTERRMTPLNLYLEHASEGQVLEALEDYGLAIKQLAAANIFPGDMLLKNFGVTRHGRVVFYDYDEISFLTEVNFRHIPPPRYPEDEMSGEPWYSIGPHDVFPEEFPPFLFADLGQRRLFSRLHGELYDADYWKGLQAAIREGKVIDVFPYRRKAR; encoded by the coding sequence ATGACCCAGCACTGGCCTGCCGGCGAGATCGCCCGGATGATCCTCGATGGCTTCGACGACTATCGCGAGCATTTCCGCCGCATCACCCTCGGCGCCCGCGAGCGCTTCGAGCAGGCGCGTTGGCAAGACAGCCAGCGGGCAGCCGCTGCTCGGATCAACCTTTACGAACAGAAGGTCGGCGAGGTCAACGGCTGGCTGCGTGATGCGTTCGATGACGAGGTATTGCTGGAGGTCGAGCAGTGGCCGCTGGTGAAAAGTGCCTACATACGCCTGATCGACCCGCGCCTGGACGATGAACTGTCCGAGACCTGGTACAACTCGTTGTTCTGCAGCCTGTTCAGCCATGACCAGATCAGCGACGGCTGCATGTTCATCCACACCACCCGGCCGTCCATCCGCAGCCACCAGCGCGCCACACAAACCTGTACCTATCGCCCCGATGGCAATCTGCAGGGTCTGCTGCGGGCGATGCTTTCCGACTACGCATTCGCTTATGGCGACCTTGAAAGCGACGTGTCGCGCCTTGAGGAGCAACTGCGCGAGTGCCTGCCCGACTGGGTTTGCAAGGACCCGACGCTGGCGGTGGAGCTGTTTTCGCCGGTGCTGTACCGCAACAAGGGTGCCTACCTGGTCGGCCGGCTGTACAACAGCGATGAGCAGTGGCCGCTGGTGATACCGCTGCTGCACCGCGAAGGGCATGGTATCGAGGCCGATGGGCTGATCACCGACGAGGCAGAGGTGTCGATCATCTTTTCCTTCACCCGCTCCTATTTCATGGTCGATGTGCCGGTGCCCGCAGAGTTCGTCAACTTCCTCAAGCGCATCTTGCCGGGCAAGCACATTGCCGAGCTTTACACCTCCATCGGTTTCTACAAACACGGCAAGTCGGAGTTCTACCGGGCGCTGATCAACCACCTGGCCGGCAGCGAAGACCGCTTCGTCATGGCGCCTGGGGTGCGCGGCATGGTCATGAGCGTGTTCACCCTGCCGGGCTTCAACACCGTGTTCAAGATCATCAAGGACCGCTTCTCGCCATCGAAAACCGTCGACCGCGCCACGGTGATCGACAAGTACCGGCTGGTGAAAAGCGTCGACCGCGTGGGGCGCCTGGCCGATACCCAGGAGTTTGCCGATTTTCGCTTCCCACAGGGCAAGTTCGCGCCGGAGTGCCTGGCCGAACTGCTGGAGGTGGCGCCGTCGACGGTAATACTGGAGGGTGACACGGTACTGATCCGCCACTGCTGGACCGAGCGGCGCATGACGCCGTTGAACCTGTACCTGGAGCATGCCAGCGAAGGCCAGGTGCTGGAGGCGCTGGAGGATTACGGCCTGGCCATCAAGCAGCTGGCGGCGGCGAACATTTTCCCCGGCGACATGTTGCTGAAGAACTTCGGCGTTACCCGCCATGGCCGGGTGGTGTTTTACGACTACGACGAGATCAGCTTCCTGACCGAAGTGAACTTCCGCCACATCCCGCCACCGCGTTACCCGGAGGACGAAATGTCGGGCGAGCCGTGGTACTCGATCGGGCCGCACGACGTGTTCCCTGAAGAGTTTCCGCCGTTCCTGTTTGCCGATCTCGGCCAGCGGCGGCTGTTCAGCCGCTTGCATGGGGAGTTGTATGACGCGGATTACTGGAAGGGGCTGCAGGCAGCGATTCGCGAGGGGAAGGTGATTGATGTGTTTCCCTACCGGCGCAAGGCCCGGTAA
- a CDS encoding sigma-70 family RNA polymerase sigma factor — MYKVPPAPHDDMHCLYRDHSGWLQGWLRRRLGDRERAADLTQDTFVRLIACTVAHPLREPRNFLATVAKRVMVDHLRRRSLEQAYLEALALEPELLEVSAEQRVILLETLLQLDAMLDGLNHKVRQALFLSHLEGLSYAEIGKRLGVSVSSVTKYIAKATEQCLLFALDAEL, encoded by the coding sequence GTGTACAAGGTCCCGCCTGCACCGCACGATGACATGCACTGCCTGTACCGCGACCACAGCGGCTGGCTGCAAGGCTGGCTGCGCCGGCGCCTGGGCGACCGGGAGCGGGCGGCGGACTTGACCCAGGACACCTTCGTGCGGCTGATCGCCTGCACGGTGGCCCACCCGTTGCGTGAGCCACGCAATTTTCTGGCGACGGTGGCCAAGCGGGTGATGGTCGACCATTTGCGCAGGCGCTCGCTGGAGCAGGCCTACCTGGAGGCGTTGGCACTGGAGCCGGAGTTGCTGGAGGTGTCTGCCGAGCAACGGGTGATCCTGCTGGAAACCTTGTTGCAGCTCGATGCCATGCTGGACGGCCTGAACCACAAAGTGCGCCAGGCGCTGTTTCTGTCGCACCTCGAAGGCCTGAGCTATGCCGAAATCGGCAAGCGCCTGGGGGTGTCTGTAAGTTCGGTGACCAAATACATCGCCAAGGCCACCGAACAGTGCCTGCTGTTCGCGCTGGATGCCGAGCTGTGA
- a CDS encoding DUF6279 family lipoprotein, translating into MPARLSKALLITLGFALALAACSRIDLAYRNLDRLVPWSLGDYLDMNSEQKALLDDRLREHLAWHCKTQLPGYIDWLDRVRGMVADGQVTDQALEQRTREAREAIGRVAEEITPSATELLRGMSDSQVAEMREAFREDINERQKKYVDTPLPKQVARRSERMEKRLTPWFGELTAAQKQRVQAWSAALGDQNREWIANRAHWQQQLLLAMNQRNDASFEPRLATLLQRKESLWTPEYRSAFQNTEQQARSLLVDLVQQSTPQQRRFLQEKLGKVRTDFSELKCLKG; encoded by the coding sequence ATGCCTGCACGCCTGTCCAAAGCCCTGCTTATCACCCTCGGCTTCGCCCTGGCCCTGGCCGCCTGCAGCCGTATCGACCTGGCCTACCGCAACCTGGACCGCCTGGTGCCGTGGTCGCTGGGCGATTACCTGGACATGAACAGCGAGCAGAAGGCCTTGCTCGACGACCGCTTGCGCGAACACCTGGCATGGCATTGCAAGACCCAGCTGCCCGGCTACATCGACTGGCTGGACCGGGTACGCGGTATGGTCGCCGATGGCCAAGTGACCGACCAGGCGCTGGAGCAACGTACCCGCGAGGCCCGTGAGGCGATTGGCCGGGTAGCAGAGGAGATCACCCCGTCGGCCACGGAACTGTTGCGCGGCATGAGCGACAGTCAGGTGGCTGAAATGCGCGAGGCGTTCCGCGAGGACATCAACGAACGGCAGAAAAAGTACGTGGATACCCCGCTGCCCAAGCAGGTCGCCCGGCGTAGCGAACGCATGGAGAAACGCCTGACTCCGTGGTTTGGCGAGTTGACCGCAGCACAGAAGCAGCGGGTGCAGGCCTGGTCCGCAGCGCTGGGCGACCAGAACCGCGAATGGATCGCCAACCGCGCCCACTGGCAGCAGCAATTGTTGCTGGCGATGAACCAGCGTAACGACGCCAGCTTCGAGCCACGCCTGGCGACGCTGCTGCAACGCAAGGAAAGTTTGTGGACGCCTGAATACCGCTCAGCATTTCAAAATACCGAACAACAGGCGCGCAGTTTGCTGGTGGACTTGGTGCAGCAGAGTACGCCGCAACAGCGGCGGTTCTTGCAAGAAAAGCTGGGCAAGGTGCGCACGGACTTCAGTGAGTTGAAGTGTTTGAAGGGGTAA
- a CDS encoding ABC transporter ATP-binding protein, which produces MYAIAPQWHEPQRNEAPTEIEFRNVGKAFPAKGQADAPFAIRGVNFKIRRGEVVSIIGPSGCGKSTILNMGSGLYRPTEGEVLVSGEAVNGPVPKVAFMLQKDLLMPWRSIRRNVELGLEIQGMPAARRKVIAEDLLKRCHLQGFTDHYPFQLSGGMRQRAALARTLAIDPQVLFLDEPFSALDAQTKMILQQDLAQMLYEEKKTALFITHDLVEAIALSDRLLVMSARPGTIIEEIEIDLPHRNNPLERRKLPEIGPLAGRLMDLLKVGEDLDLH; this is translated from the coding sequence ATGTACGCAATCGCCCCGCAATGGCATGAACCTCAGCGCAATGAAGCCCCGACGGAAATCGAATTTCGCAACGTCGGCAAGGCATTCCCGGCCAAAGGGCAGGCCGATGCCCCATTCGCCATCCGTGGTGTGAACTTCAAGATCCGTCGCGGCGAAGTGGTGTCCATCATCGGGCCATCCGGCTGTGGCAAGAGCACCATCCTGAATATGGGTTCTGGCCTGTACCGCCCCACCGAGGGTGAAGTGCTGGTCAGCGGCGAAGCGGTCAACGGCCCGGTACCCAAGGTCGCCTTCATGCTGCAGAAAGACCTGCTGATGCCGTGGCGCAGCATCCGCCGCAATGTAGAGCTGGGCCTGGAGATCCAAGGCATGCCCGCCGCCCGGCGCAAGGTCATCGCCGAGGATCTGCTCAAGCGTTGCCACCTGCAAGGCTTTACCGACCATTACCCGTTCCAGCTGTCCGGCGGCATGCGCCAGCGCGCCGCACTGGCCCGCACCCTGGCGATCGACCCGCAGGTGCTGTTTCTCGACGAGCCGTTCTCGGCCCTCGATGCGCAAACCAAGATGATCCTGCAGCAGGACCTGGCGCAGATGCTGTACGAGGAAAAGAAAACCGCCCTGTTCATCACCCACGACCTGGTCGAGGCGATCGCCCTGTCCGATCGCCTGCTGGTGATGAGCGCACGCCCCGGCACGATCATCGAGGAAATCGAGATCGACCTGCCACACCGCAACAACCCGCTCGAGCGCCGCAAGCTGCCGGAAATCGGCCCGCTGGCGGGCCGCCTGATGGATCTGCTCAAGGTCGGTGAAGACCTCGACCTGCACTGA
- a CDS encoding FecR domain-containing protein yields the protein MSPAQQRQALRDAAQWHARLSAGADYPALYQRWQAWHQGDPVHQWAWQRLEAFHAELSSVPATMAQRTLAVEQPLAGRRTVLKGLVLGLGVSGLAWTGYRQTPLWLADVRTATGERRQLRLEDGTQLTLNTGSAVDIRYDHQQRLIILRAGEIMVTTGKDARPLSVRSQQGEMRALGTRFVVRQLDGQTELDVLEHAVAVRNRADAEPLRVEAGMSLRFGAGPLPEPQALDPNRDEWVNGRLVIDNWPLGRVLDELQRYRPGFIECAKEVAHLRLSGAFPLDDTARALEAIAQALPVRIETRTRFWVRVRPLA from the coding sequence GTGAGCCCGGCGCAGCAACGCCAGGCGCTGCGCGATGCGGCGCAGTGGCATGCCCGCTTGAGTGCCGGGGCGGACTACCCGGCGCTGTATCAGCGTTGGCAGGCGTGGCACCAGGGCGACCCTGTTCATCAGTGGGCCTGGCAGCGGCTGGAGGCGTTTCACGCCGAGCTGAGCAGCGTGCCGGCGACCATGGCACAGCGAACCTTGGCGGTGGAACAACCACTGGCAGGCAGGCGTACCGTGCTCAAGGGCCTGGTGCTGGGCCTTGGCGTGTCGGGCCTGGCCTGGACTGGCTACCGGCAGACGCCGCTGTGGCTGGCCGATGTGCGCACGGCCACGGGCGAGCGGCGTCAGCTGCGGCTGGAAGATGGCACCCAGCTCACCCTGAACACGGGCAGTGCCGTGGACATCCGCTACGACCACCAGCAGCGCCTGATCATCCTGCGTGCTGGGGAAATCATGGTGACCACAGGCAAGGATGCACGACCACTCAGCGTGCGCAGCCAGCAGGGCGAGATGCGCGCGTTGGGTACGCGTTTTGTCGTGCGCCAACTGGACGGGCAGACCGAACTGGATGTGCTGGAACACGCTGTTGCCGTGCGCAACCGGGCAGATGCCGAGCCGTTGCGGGTGGAGGCGGGCATGAGCTTGCGCTTCGGGGCTGGGCCATTGCCCGAACCACAGGCGCTCGACCCCAACAGGGACGAGTGGGTGAATGGCCGGCTGGTGATCGACAACTGGCCGCTGGGCAGGGTGTTGGACGAATTGCAGCGTTATCGCCCGGGCTTTATCGAGTGTGCCAAGGAGGTTGCGCACCTGCGCCTTTCGGGGGCCTTCCCGCTGGACGATACCGCGCGAGCGCTGGAGGCGATTGCACAGGCGCTGCCGGTGCGGATCGAGACACGTACCCGGTTCTGGGTGCGGGTGCGGCCTTTGGCTTGA